The following DNA comes from Candidatus Methylacidiphilum fumarolicum.
GTTTTTCTTGTATCAAGAATTTTTGTCTTTGATTCTCGAAGCACCTCAACAAAACGATAAGTCAATGTGGCGATGCCGCAAAGATGAGACAAAAAATTTAGAGCCACTCTTTCTCCCATCAAAAGTGTTTGAGCATTCCCACTAATTTCAATAATGGGAGTGTTTTTCTCTACTTTTTGACCATCCATAAAAAGAGAAACGCAACGAAGAGAAGGATCGATATAAGAAAATACCTGACAAGCCACTTCAAGACCACTTAACACTGCCTCTTCTCGGACAATGATATGCGCCTTTGCTTTTTCATTTCTAGGTATAAAGAGAGAGGAAGTTAAATCCCCATTTCCAATATCTTCTTCTAAAGAACGTTTAATAACTTCTCTTAGAAGAAAATCAGGAATAGAATAACTTGGAAAATTTTTGTTTTCCATTTTCTTATTAATTAATTATTAAAAGGACTAATTTATTCATTTATAGTGTGAAAGGCAAAATAGAAAAGCCGTTTAGCAGTCTAAGGAAAATATGGTAATTATTAATATTTTTTCTAATTTTATTAATTATAAGAAAATTACTATATCCTTGGGAAAGGCTTTGAAATAACTACAGCCAAAAAGATACAGGCAAAAAAGAAGAGAATAAATTTTTTTCTTTGTTTCTTTTTGTTAAACTTTATTCAAATACAAGCTAAGTTGACAACTAAAATATGCTTTTTGGGAAAATAAAATCGATTCCGCTTCCTCAAATTGTTAGAATGATCGGGGAAAAAAGCGGTGTTTTAGAAATAAAATCCCCAGAAAATACTCTCTATAGCTTTCGCTTTTCAAGACGATTGTTTTTAGGTGCCAAAAAACAAGATATGCCAATTGAGGATACCTTTGAACTCAAATCGATGCTTCTGGAATTATCACAAAAAGAAGAGAGTTTTTTTATTTTTAAGGAAATTGAACTACAAGAAGATAATGTTTCTTTTTCACTGCCAGCCGTGCAGCTTATCATCGCCTCTTTGCATTCTCTTCGGGCAATGTATCAAAAGAATCTGCCTATTTTTTTTCCAGATCCAGAAACTGTTTTTCTTTCTACAGGGAATGACCCAAGTTGGATAGGCAGTGAATTTTTTTCCTTTTGGATAGAAGCGGAACCTTTTTTTTCCAAGGGCTCTAGTGCAAAGGAATTAGCCAAATATCTTCCCTTCGAACTCGAAGACATCTTATTTCATCTCTATACGTTACGACTTTTGAACATGATCAAGACAGCAAGCAAAAAAAGGACTTTTTATTTACCCATTTCCGATCAAGCTGATTTAAACAGCATTGAACCCCATCATACTAATCTACATCTTGGTTCTGATTCCCCTGCGACAGGATCCAAACCACCCCCTCTCCCTTCCGAATCTTCGACTACTGCAATCCAAATTTATCGATCTGATCAACAAGATATTAAAAAAGGGTTGCTCCGTAGACTGATTTATGGTTTTAAAAGCTTCTTTAGAAAAATGTATGAATAACCACAAAAATCAGAATATAAAAATTTTTGTAACGGGTCCATCTGGAGCTGGAAAAACTACTTTTATTCGTTCCATTAGCCAGTCCGAAGTTTTAACAACCGATGTGCCTTGTACAAACGCAAAAGGTAAAAAAGAAACCACAGTGGCCATGGATTATGGATCACTCTATCTGGATAGATATTCGATTCATCTATTCGGATCTCCAGGGCAAGATCGTTTCGATTTTACATGGGATATCCTCCGGCAGGGTGCCTTAGGGGTCATTATGCTTGTAGGCGGACATGATCCTGAACAACTCCCTTTATTGAAAAAGATGCATGACAAATTCCTAACGGAATTAACCATTCCCTATATTTTAGGAGTGACCCATCAAGATCTTGCTGAAGTCTGGACACCTGCCGAGGTTGCAGACTATCTTGAAATTGATCCTTTTCTCTGTGTAGGGATCAATGCTTTAGATGAGAATAGCGCCACGGATGTTCTTGTCAGATTGTTTGAGATCATCGAAAAAGAAATAGAGGGATAAAGTAAAGGACCTATTGTTAAATTCCTTTTTATCTTGTTGAGAAATCATGGAATTGGATTAAAAAAAATCCATCTATTTTTCTTGATCTATGCCAAGAAGACAATTATGAAAGTTTTAATTTTATTTTAACCATATAAAAAAGGAGCCTTAAACAATGTCGATATCAGAGGAGTTAAATATCGTATTAGGGGGGCTGCGGAGTGCTGTCCCAGAAATTACCGCAGCATTAATTGCAACCACTGATGGACTTCCTGTAGCTCATTCTTTGAGCTCAGGCGATCCTAATCGACTCTCTGCAATGGCAGCAACAGCATTAGGTTTAGGAAAACGAATTTGTGAAACGTATGGGGGTGGGGAATTTAAGGAAAACACGGTATCGGGATCAGAAGGACAAATGTTTATTTATTCAGCTGGCGGCAAAGCGGTTCTTGGAGTGATTACCAAAACCGGCGGGAATGTTGGACTCATTCATCTAGAAGCAAGAGATGCTGCAAGCAAAATTGCTGCTATTCTTAATCGTGGTATGTAAATACACCATAGCGGATATTATTAAAATTTTTGCTTGACATTAAATTGCACTTATATAAAAAAACAACCAATGATTTTTTGGGCTACTGAATCACTGTCTGAAGGCAAAATGGAGCCTCTCGTGCAGCCTGCGGCAGAAACCTTATTTTGGATAGGTTTCTTGCCTGTTACTAGTTCTATGATCCAAACTTGGATAGTTATGGGGGTGATATTTTTAATTATTCGCCTAGGTACCTTGAGGCTATCTATCATTCCAAGCGGTCTTCAAAACGCCATAGAAGCTGCTGTAGAGGGTTTGGAAAAACTAACTAGAGGGTTGCTTGAACCAAAAGTAGCCGATTGGGCCTTCCCGCTGGTTGCCACTTATTTTATATTCATAGTGTTTTCTAATATAACTGATTTAATCCCAGGGGTGGGCAGCATTGGTTTCGGAGAAAAAGACCCTTCTAGACACCTTCCATTTGCTATAAAACATACCTCCGTTCCCATATTCAGGCCTCCGACCTCGGATGCGAATATGACAACAGCTATGGCTTTAATATTCTTTATTATGAGCACATATTGGGCATTTCGTTACCATCATGGGATTAAAGGAGTGTTCCATCATATATTTGGTGTAAAGGGTGGATTTAAGGGATGGATTGTCATTCCATTGGCCGTTCTTTTTACTGCCGTTGGGTTTATGGAAATCATCTCCATTCTCATACGCCCTGTAGCCCTAGCCATGCGGCTCTATGGGAATATCTATGGGGGAGAGACAGTACTGCATATGATGACTGGAATATTATGGGGGCTACCAGCAGTTCCTTTTTATTTTTTTGAATTCATGGTAGCGATTATTCAGGCATTAATCTTTACTTTGCTTTCTATTGTTTTTACAGGAACCCTTTGCTCTCATTTTGGAGAAGGAGAGTCAAAGGAAGGATAGGGAAGGCAGGGATAATAATCGGAATCAGTATAGGGTATGTTGTCATTGAAGCCGTCTTAAAACTTTAAAATGATAAACACATGAAGCAGATAATTGTTTTCATGTGCTTGTCATAGGATATAAAAATCAATAAAGAAAACTTCAAAATAATTAATTAAACACAAGGGAGATTAAAAATGTTGTTCTTAGCTCAAATGGTAACTGGAAATGTAGCCATAGGGTTGGCTGCTTTAGGTGGTGCTGTGGGAGTAGGTCTTGCTGCATTAGGTGCAGCAGGAGCCATTGGTAGAAATCCGGGATCTTTTGGTCTCGTATTTACTACTGCTTTGCTTGGAATGGCCTTATCGGAAGGATTAGCCATATTGGTTTTTTTCGTGGTTGGAAAGTAAACCGGATATTGTATGGAAAATACTTTACATCAGCTTGGGATTGAGTGGAATAAGCTCATTGCTCAGATTATTAATTTTGTCATCGTGATGTGGGTGCTGAATCGGTTTGCCTTTCGACCCGTACTAAAAATACTGGAACAAAGGAGAGAAAAAATAGCTGAAAGTCTGCAAAATGCAGAAAAAATCAAACAAGAATTAGCCGCAGCAGAAGAAGCAAGAAAGGAAATCTTGCGTAAAGCAAATGAGCAAGCAGCCATGATTGTTGCTGAAGCACAAAAAGCTGCTACCTATCAGGGAGAGAAAAAAATTCTAGAGGCAATTGAAGAAGCAAAGAGAATCCTTAAAAAGGCCGAAGAGACCGCTCGACTAGAAAGGGAAAAGGCAAAGGAAGAGATTCGAAGGGAAATTTTAAACCTTGTCATTGACATTAGTTCAAAAGTTATTGGTAAAACCCTTTCAGCGGAAGATCAAGAACGATTAAAAAATGAGGTCCTCAGTAAAATCCCTCAAAGAGGGGAAGAGAATATTTTTTCTCGAAATTAATGGCTACTGCTTTGTTATGAAAAAATGAAATGAAAATCAGTAAAGAAGCAAAACGACAAGCAAAAGCCCTTTTTAGGTTTTGCCAAAACAATGGTTCTATTGATGAGGAAAAACTTAAAGAGATTCTAAACAAACTATCTCAGGATAAGCCTCGGCACTATCTTGAGATTCTCGAATGGTTAAAGCAATTGCTTGCTAATGAAGTAGCAAAAAAAACCTATGTGGTTCAAAGTTCCACTGAACTTCCAGATCAAGGTAAATCTATTTTTGAAAAGTTAGAGAAAACTTTTGGACCGGCTTTAGAAAAAAAATACCAGATTTGTCCAGAATTAATTGGTGGGATTAGAATTCAAGTAGGTTGTGATGTGTGGGATGGATCAATTGCCTATAAATTGAAAAATATCGAAACGCTATTGAATAAATAATTTAGTGTTGTGGAATAATATCTGGGGGCTATTTTTAAAAAGGAGATTTACATATGGATACTCCCTTACTCCAAGAAATAGAGGAAAAAATATCGGAACTTAAATTTGAAATTGGGAAAACAAATGTTGGGATCGTTAGGGAAATAGGCGATGGGGTTGTAAAAATTGAGGGTCTTAGTGACGCCGGGATGAATGAAGTTATAGAATTTCCCCAACGGTTGGATGAATTTGGACAGCCTATTAGAGCACTTTGTTTGAATTTAGAAGAAACAGAAGTGGGTGGTGTCGTTCTTGGAAACTACCTAGCAATTCGCGAGGGAGATGAAGTAAGAACAACCGGCCAGTTACTTCGGGTTCCAGTCGGAAAAGAACTTTTAGGAAGAGTGATCAATCCCCTTGGCCAACCACTAGATGGCAGAGGACCAATCTTGGCAAGCACAACCTATCCCATGGAAAGAATAGCTCCTGGGATTATTAAGCGCAGGAGTGTCAATCAACCAGTACAAACGGGAATTATCGCTATCGATGCCATGATTCCCATTGGTAGGGGCCAAAGAGAGCTTATCATTGGAGATCGTTCTACTGGAAAGACGACCATCGCCATTGATACTATTATTAATCAAGCACGTCTGAACAAAGCCTATGAAAATGAGAAAAACTATAGGCCATTGTATAGTATCTATGTTGCTGTAGGGCAGAAAAATTCAAATATATCTAGAGTTATTGATACATTAGAAAAATATGGGGCTCTTCCCTATTCTATCGTTGTCGTAGCTGCCGCTTCAGATCCCGTGACTTTACAATACCTCGCTCCATTTGCTGGGACAGCTATTGGGGAATGGTTTATGGAAAATGGAATGGATGCCTTAATTGTATATGATGATTTATCAAAGCATGCGGCTGCCTATAGACAAATTTCACTAGTTTTAAAACGCCCCTCAGGAAGAGAAGCCTATCCGGGTGATATATTTTATCTTCATTCAAGGTTACTAGAAAGATCAGCTAGACTGAATGAAGCAAATGGAGGGGGAAGTCTAACAGCTTTGCCAATTATTGAAACGCAGGCTGGGGACGTCTCTGCCTACATCCCAACAAATGTAATTTCCATTACCGACGGACAAATTTATTTGGAGACTGATCTGTTTTATCAAGGGATTCGGCCTGCTATTAATGTCGGACTATCAGTATCTCGTGTTGGCTCATCGGCACAAATAAAGGCCGTTAAACAGGTAGCCGGGAAAATAAAACTCGAACTGGCTCAATTTAGGGAACTTGCGGCTTTTGCTCAATTTGCAACAGATTTAGATCCGGCAACGAAAGCTAAGTTAGATCGTGGAAGTCGCATCGTAGAAGTCTTTAAGCAGTCTCAATATTCACCCGTTGCGGTCGAATTACAGGTAGCTGTTTTATGGGCGGTTCAAAATGGATATTTTGACAAGATTCCCTTAGATAAAATTAAGCAGACACAGACAAGGCTTGTGGATTATCTGGAGAGCAGAGAGCCTAACATTTTGGAATCTATAAAGGCTAAAAAGGCCCTGGACGATGATATAATCAAATCCCTTCGGGGAGCCCTTGACAATTTCTTTCAAAGTCTAGTGGAATAAGCAACTTGACTGGTTTTATATGGCTACAACTAGGGAAATACGTAGGCGAATCAGGTCTATTAAAAATACCGCACAAATCACCAAGGCGATGCAAATGGTGGCGGCATCCAAAATGCGAAAAGCCCAACAAAGAGCCATAGAAGGAAGGCCTTATCAGAACCTTTTTCAAGAAATTGTTCAAAGCCTTATTCCTCAGGCTGGCCAGCTAAGGCATCCTTTGCTTCAAGCACGGCCTATACAAAAAGAAGCTGTTTTTGTCATAGGAACCGATAAAGGATTATGTGGTCCATTGAATACAAATTTGTTGCGGGAAATTCAGAAGCGCCACAATCCAAACCATCGGTATGTAAGTATGGGCAAAAAGGTAAGAAACTATCTGGCTTTGCTGAAGGGCAATCAAGGAGAAAACCTTCTTTTAGCGGATTTTGAGCTTAAAGATAATCTTTCCTTTCGTGAAGCTAAGAGAATTGGCAATTTTCTGATAGAAAAATATCTGAACAAAGAAATCGATGCCATATCGATTGCCTATTCCCATTTTGTTAATCCTTTAGTACAACATCCTATCTACCGACGTATTGCCCCAATTAGTCAAGTAGAGTTAACGAAGAAAGACAATGCACAAGAGTCCACTCCAGAAAGCTTTGTCCCTTTTAACTTTGAGCCCTCTCCAGAAGAACTTCTGGATAATATTTTGCCCTTTTATATCCATTTGGAAATCTATCAATCTATACTTGACAATTTGGCTTCGGAGCATAGCGCCAGAATGGTTGCTATGAAAAGTGCGACAGAAAATGCTAAAAGTTTATTACAGGATTTATCTTTGGAATATAACAAAGCTAGACAGGAATCGATTACAAAAGAAATTTTAGAAATTTCAACAGCACAATACGCAATTGGATAATAGAATCATTAACAACAAGAAGCGATGAAAAAAGGAAAGGTCGTTCAAATTATCGGTCCGGTAGTAGATGTGGAATTTTCAGATACAGAGGTTCCACCCATCTATAATGCTTTAAAGATCAATTATCAAAAGGAAGGGCAACCAACAACCTTGACATTAGAGGTGCAACAACACCTTGGGGATGGTTGGGTGAGAACCATTGCGATGTCAAGCACTGATGGCTTAAAAAGAGGAATGGAGGTGGAGGATACAGGAAATTTTATATCGGTGCCAGTGGGACCTCAAGTTTTAGGAAGAATCTTCAATGTCCTTGGTGAACCTATAGACGAAAAAGGAGAGGTGCGAGCAGAAAAGCGACTTCCTATCCATAAACCAGCTCCATCCTTATTGGACCAAGACATCAAAGCCACTATTCTTGAAACTGGGATTAAAGTTATTGATTTGATTTGTCCGTTCCTCAGAGGAGGAAAGGTTGGGGCTTTTGGGGGAGCTGGCGTGGGCAAGACTGTGGTTATAATGGAGCTCATCAACAATATTGCTAAAGCCCATGGAGGATTTTCTGTGTTTTCTGGGGTTGGAGAACGTACCCGCGAGGGTAACGATCTTTATAATGAAATGTCTGAAGCCAAAGTGATTGATCTAGAGGATCTATCGAAATCAAAAGTAGCCTTAGTGTATGGACAGATGAATGAGCCACCTGGAGCAAGATTAAGGGTAGGGCTTTCTGGTCTAACTATGGCTGAATATTTTAGAGATGAGATGAAACAGGACGTTTTGTTGTTCATCGATAACATATTTCGTTTTTCTCAAGCAGGTTCTGAGGTGTCCGCCCTTCTTGGCCGAACTCCCAGTGCAGTAGGTTATCAACCCACATTGGCATCAGAGATGGGAGCTCTACAGGAAAGAATTACCTCAACGCGGCAAGGATCTATTACTTCGTTTCAAGCCGTTTATGTTCCCGCTGATGATTTGACAGATCCTGCTCCAGCAAATACCTTTGCGCATTTGGATTCGACAATTGTTCTTGAAAGATCGATTGCCGAACAAGGCATTTACCCAGCGGTAGATCCCTTAGCTTCCACTTCAAAAGCACTAGCACCAGAGATAGTTGGGCAAGAGCATTACGAAGTGGCTCGAGGAGTCCAACGGGTTCTTCAAAGATACAAAGACTTACAGGATATTATTGCTATTTTAGGAATGGACGAGCTTTCTCCTGAAGATAAACTGACGGTCTATAGAGCCAGAAAGATTCAACGTTTTCTAAGCCAACCATTTCATGTGGCTGAAGTTTTTACAGGTATTAAAGGACAATATGTACCTATTAGCGAAACAATCCGAGGATTCAAAGAAATTCTAGAAGGTAAGCATGACGATGTCCCTGAAGGCAATTTCTATATGAAAGGAACAATCGATCAAATTAGATCTTGATGTCCCATGAGCTTTACTTTGCAACTAGTTACTCCTGAAGGGGTGACATTATCAGAGGAAGTAGAACAAGTGACGTTACCTGGTATCGATGGCGAGATGGGGGTATACGCAAATCATGAGCCATTGATTACCCAAATTGTACCTGGAGAATTATCTTATACGAAAAATGACGGTAAGAGATTTTATTTGGCAATTGGTGAGGGTTTTGTAAAGATAACAGCAAAAGATGTATCCATTCTGGTCGATATGGCATTAAGGGAAGAAGAAATTGAGGAGAAAAAAGTCGAAGAAGCCATAGCTCGTGCCCAGGCTGCTATAAAACAAAAGCTACTTGGAGAAGAGGAACTTGCAGCTACGCAGGCCATGCTTCTGAAGTCAATGGCTCAACTTAAAGTAAAGAGACGAAGGCATGGCACCGGAGCCCCACCGGTAACACCTAGCTAAGTTTTATTTGTATTGGATAAAAACCAGCTTTAAATTGCTTATAAAGCTTTTCTCATTTCCCTTTTTTTATCTATATTTACCTATAGATGATCATTCCTCAGCGCTTTGAAATCGTTGGAAATTATTTAGCCATCCAGTGGAGTGACCTCTCAGAATCTTTAATTGCTCTTGAAAAACTAAGAAAAAATTGTCCTTGCGCTTTATGTCAAGGGGAAAGCACCATTTTGACTAAGGCAAAAGCTCCAAAGCTTGCTTTCGGACCCAAAAGTATGGAACTTAAAGAAATACGGATGATTGGTAGTTATGCTTTACAATGTTTTTGGGGGGATGGACATCAAAGTGGCATTTATCCTTTTTCTCTGCTTTTAGAACTTGGCAAAGAAAAGGAGTAAAACAACTAAGCCATGCAAAAGCTGCTTACAAGGAAGCATAGTCAAAACAATCCATTTGCAGAATCCTTGAAATCCATTCCAGAGATCGTTCTTTGTGGAATTTCTGGCGGCGTCGATTCTATAGTTCTCTTACACAGCTTGGTTGAGGCTGGGAAAAAGCCCATTGTCCTTCACTTCGAACATGGCTGGAGAAAAGACGAGGCATTAGATTCTAAACTCGTTGAGGAATTATCGAAAGAACTAAACGTAGAGTTTATTAAAAAAAAATCTGAAAAGAGTTTTCCGAAAACTGAAGCAGTAGCAAGAGAAGAGCGTTTTAGATTTTTTATTGATACAGCTCAAAGAAAGAACTGTTATGATCTAGTATTAGCTCACCATGCAGATGATCAAGTAGAAACATTTTTGATGCAACTACTACGCGGCACGGGCACAAAAGGATGGGGAATGGATAAAATAAGTTCTTTTGGAAAATTAACCATATATAGGCCTTTTTTAGATTTCTGGAAAGCAGACATTATAGCTTTTGCTAAAAAAAACCAATATTGCTGGAGAGAAGATGAAACCAACGACAATGCGCTCTTTTTAAGGAATAAAAT
Coding sequences within:
- a CDS encoding ATPase — protein: MLFLAQMVTGNVAIGLAALGGAVGVGLAALGAAGAIGRNPGSFGLVFTTALLGMALSEGLAILVFFVVGK
- the atpA gene encoding F0F1 ATP synthase subunit alpha, translated to MDTPLLQEIEEKISELKFEIGKTNVGIVREIGDGVVKIEGLSDAGMNEVIEFPQRLDEFGQPIRALCLNLEETEVGGVVLGNYLAIREGDEVRTTGQLLRVPVGKELLGRVINPLGQPLDGRGPILASTTYPMERIAPGIIKRRSVNQPVQTGIIAIDAMIPIGRGQRELIIGDRSTGKTTIAIDTIINQARLNKAYENEKNYRPLYSIYVAVGQKNSNISRVIDTLEKYGALPYSIVVVAAASDPVTLQYLAPFAGTAIGEWFMENGMDALIVYDDLSKHAAAYRQISLVLKRPSGREAYPGDIFYLHSRLLERSARLNEANGGGSLTALPIIETQAGDVSAYIPTNVISITDGQIYLETDLFYQGIRPAINVGLSVSRVGSSAQIKAVKQVAGKIKLELAQFRELAAFAQFATDLDPATKAKLDRGSRIVEVFKQSQYSPVAVELQVAVLWAVQNGYFDKIPLDKIKQTQTRLVDYLESREPNILESIKAKKALDDDIIKSLRGALDNFFQSLVE
- the atpD gene encoding F0F1 ATP synthase subunit beta — protein: MKKGKVVQIIGPVVDVEFSDTEVPPIYNALKINYQKEGQPTTLTLEVQQHLGDGWVRTIAMSSTDGLKRGMEVEDTGNFISVPVGPQVLGRIFNVLGEPIDEKGEVRAEKRLPIHKPAPSLLDQDIKATILETGIKVIDLICPFLRGGKVGAFGGAGVGKTVVIMELINNIAKAHGGFSVFSGVGERTREGNDLYNEMSEAKVIDLEDLSKSKVALVYGQMNEPPGARLRVGLSGLTMAEYFRDEMKQDVLLFIDNIFRFSQAGSEVSALLGRTPSAVGYQPTLASEMGALQERITSTRQGSITSFQAVYVPADDLTDPAPANTFAHLDSTIVLERSIAEQGIYPAVDPLASTSKALAPEIVGQEHYEVARGVQRVLQRYKDLQDIIAILGMDELSPEDKLTVYRARKIQRFLSQPFHVAEVFTGIKGQYVPISETIRGFKEILEGKHDDVPEGNFYMKGTIDQIRS
- the atpF gene encoding F0F1 ATP synthase subunit B gives rise to the protein MENTLHQLGIEWNKLIAQIINFVIVMWVLNRFAFRPVLKILEQRREKIAESLQNAEKIKQELAAAEEARKEILRKANEQAAMIVAEAQKAATYQGEKKILEAIEEAKRILKKAEETARLEREKAKEEIRREILNLVIDISSKVIGKTLSAEDQERLKNEVLSKIPQRGEENIFSRN
- the atpC gene encoding ATP synthase F1 subunit epsilon, whose translation is MSFTLQLVTPEGVTLSEEVEQVTLPGIDGEMGVYANHEPLITQIVPGELSYTKNDGKRFYLAIGEGFVKITAKDVSILVDMALREEEIEEKKVEEAIARAQAAIKQKLLGEEELAATQAMLLKSMAQLKVKRRRHGTGAPPVTPS
- a CDS encoding gamma-butyrobetaine hydroxylase-like domain-containing protein — encoded protein: MIIPQRFEIVGNYLAIQWSDLSESLIALEKLRKNCPCALCQGESTILTKAKAPKLAFGPKSMELKEIRMIGSYALQCFWGDGHQSGIYPFSLLLELGKEKE
- a CDS encoding GTP-binding protein; this encodes MNNHKNQNIKIFVTGPSGAGKTTFIRSISQSEVLTTDVPCTNAKGKKETTVAMDYGSLYLDRYSIHLFGSPGQDRFDFTWDILRQGALGVIMLVGGHDPEQLPLLKKMHDKFLTELTIPYILGVTHQDLAEVWTPAEVADYLEIDPFLCVGINALDENSATDVLVRLFEIIEKEIEG
- a CDS encoding F0F1 ATP synthase subunit delta, whose translation is MKISKEAKRQAKALFRFCQNNGSIDEEKLKEILNKLSQDKPRHYLEILEWLKQLLANEVAKKTYVVQSSTELPDQGKSIFEKLEKTFGPALEKKYQICPELIGGIRIQVGCDVWDGSIAYKLKNIETLLNK
- the atpG gene encoding ATP synthase F1 subunit gamma translates to MATTREIRRRIRSIKNTAQITKAMQMVAASKMRKAQQRAIEGRPYQNLFQEIVQSLIPQAGQLRHPLLQARPIQKEAVFVIGTDKGLCGPLNTNLLREIQKRHNPNHRYVSMGKKVRNYLALLKGNQGENLLLADFELKDNLSFREAKRIGNFLIEKYLNKEIDAISIAYSHFVNPLVQHPIYRRIAPISQVELTKKDNAQESTPESFVPFNFEPSPEELLDNILPFYIHLEIYQSILDNLASEHSARMVAMKSATENAKSLLQDLSLEYNKARQESITKEILEISTAQYAIG
- a CDS encoding roadblock/LC7 domain-containing protein — its product is MSISEELNIVLGGLRSAVPEITAALIATTDGLPVAHSLSSGDPNRLSAMAATALGLGKRICETYGGGEFKENTVSGSEGQMFIYSAGGKAVLGVITKTGGNVGLIHLEARDAASKIAAILNRGM
- the tilS gene encoding tRNA lysidine(34) synthetase TilS; its protein translation is MQKLLTRKHSQNNPFAESLKSIPEIVLCGISGGVDSIVLLHSLVEAGKKPIVLHFEHGWRKDEALDSKLVEELSKELNVEFIKKKSEKSFPKTEAVAREERFRFFIDTAQRKNCYDLVLAHHADDQVETFLMQLLRGTGTKGWGMDKISSFGKLTIYRPFLDFWKADIIAFAKKNQYCWREDETNDNALFLRNKIRKELIPFLENRFSKSVKKSLWKFCEILREEKKWLMQLTQEIASGPSLRFSDLEKAPIGKQRLAIGLWLKKRGVADISFEDIESIRKMIGKQDKKKCNLSRSLAVIFKNDELILTHQ
- the atpB gene encoding F0F1 ATP synthase subunit A — protein: MIFWATESLSEGKMEPLVQPAAETLFWIGFLPVTSSMIQTWIVMGVIFLIIRLGTLRLSIIPSGLQNAIEAAVEGLEKLTRGLLEPKVADWAFPLVATYFIFIVFSNITDLIPGVGSIGFGEKDPSRHLPFAIKHTSVPIFRPPTSDANMTTAMALIFFIMSTYWAFRYHHGIKGVFHHIFGVKGGFKGWIVIPLAVLFTAVGFMEIISILIRPVALAMRLYGNIYGGETVLHMMTGILWGLPAVPFYFFEFMVAIIQALIFTLLSIVFTGTLCSHFGEGESKEG